The DNA region CACCGCGAGCACCGCGGCGTAGCCGCTCGTCTGCGCCGAGCGCATCGCGCCGAGCGCGAGCCAGTAGAGCGCCTCGGCGCCGGGCGCCTCCACCCGCGCCGCGGCCGCGGCCGGATCGTCGCCGCGGTCGATGGCCTGCGCCCACGCCGGCGAGAGCGCCCGCAGCGCCCGCTCGGCCGCGCGCGCGGACGCGTCCCAGGCCGGCCGGGCGCGCGCGGGATCGTCCGCGGCCAGGCCGGCGAACGCCTCGGCGCGCGCGAGGCGCAGCTCGGGGACCGGGTCGCCGGGGCGGACCGCCGCGGCGCGCCCGTACGCGGCCACCGCCTCGGCGAGGCGGGCCGGCTCGTCGCGATCCGCGTAGGCGCGGTCGCCCTCCGCGAGCGCCTGCTCGTAGCGCTCGGCGGCGGCGCGCGCGGCGTCGGGCGAGGTGGGCGGCGGCGCCTCGGCGGCGCGCCGGCATCCCGGCCCGCCAAGGGCCACGGCGGCCGCGGCCGCCAGGGCGGCCAGGGTCGTTCGGGAGGCGTTCACGGTGCGTGGCTCCGGCGGGCGGGCGTCACCGCCGCTTCTTCCCGCCCGGCTTGCGGCCCGGGGCGCGGGCGCGCGCGCTGGCCGCCTTCTCCTTGCGGGCCGGCCGCTTCGCCGGGTGCGGCCGCGCAGGGCCCTTCCCCTTCCCCGCGGCGGGGCGCTTCGCGGCGGGGCGCGCGGCGGCGACCGGGCGCTTCGGCTTCGCCGCCGGCGGCGGCGGACGCGCGGCCGGCGCCGGGCGCGCCGCGGGCCCCGGCGGGCGCGACGGCGGCGCCGGGCGGGCGGTGGGCGCGGGCGGGCGGGCTGCCTGCGCCGGCGCTCGGGGCGGGGTGGCCGCGGGCCGGGCGGGCGCGGCGGCGGGCGGGGCTGCAGGGCGGGCGGCGGCGGGCGCGCCGGGGCGCGGCGGGGCCGGGGGCGGCGCGAGCGGGCGCGGCGGCGCCAGCGCGCGGCCGGTGACCGGGGCCGGACGCGGCGGCTGCGCGCGCGACAGCTTCGCGAGCCGGGCCTCCTCCTCCGCCGGCGTCACCACCAGCGGCGGCTGGCCGGCGCGCTGCCGGGTCTCGTCCTCGGCGCTGTAGTAGAGCTGGAACCCGGCGATGCCGCGCACCACCAGCTCGCCCCGCTGGTTCTCGGCCCAGGTCTCGATGTCCACCGCGTAGCGGCCGCCCTCCTCGAAGCGCCGGTCCACCACGCGGCCGCGGACGGTGAGCACGTCGCCGGGCCAGACGATCTTCACGAACCGCGCCTGGAACCTTCGCAGCCGCGCCCCGCGCACCCAGTCCATCACCAGCTCGCCCAGGAACCCCATGCTGAGCATGCCGGGGGCGAGCGCGCTGGGGAAGCCGGCGTTCTTCGCGTGGACCTCGTCGATGCAGAGCGGGTTCCAGTCCTCGGCCGCGCCGGCGTAGCGCGCGATCTGCAGGCGGTCCACCGGCGGCTTCACCAGGGGGGGCAGCTCGTCCCCCACCTTGACCGCCTCGAAGTAGAGCTGGCGTGCGGTGAGCGTCATCGTCTCCTCAGCGGCGCAGCAGCAGCGTCTCGCGCGACCGGAACACCACCTTGCCCTCCGGATCGCGCCCCTCGTCCTCGAGCACGAGGACGTCGGTGGGGCCGCTCGCGCCGGCGCGCTCCTGCACGTCGGCCACCCGGGTCACCACGGTGATGCGATCGCCGGCCACCAGCGGCCGGGCGTACTCGAACTGCTGCTCGCCGTGCAGCACCGAGCGCGTGCCGAGGTCGAGCGAGTGGCGGAAGCGCTCGTTGGAGGTGAGCGCCGCCGGGAACGTCGGCGGGGCGACCAGCGCCGGGAAGCCCGCGGCCCGGGCGATGGCCTCGTCCTGGTAGAGCGGGTTGGGATCGCCGAGCGCCTCGGCGAAGCGGCGGATCGCGCCGCGCTCCACCTCGTGGACCACCGGCTCGCTCTCCCTGCCGATCAGCGATCTGTCGAGCATGCGCCCTCTCGTTCACCGGCCCGCGGGCAGGTCGAGCACCGTGACGAGCCCGCGCAGCTCCGTCACCGCCACCGCCGCGTTCACCACCGCCGCGGCGGTGGCCGCGTCGCCGGGGATGCCGCCCGGCACGACCAGCCGGAGCGGCGGGTCCGCGTCCAGCTCGACCTCGTCGCGCGGGTCGTCGGCGTCCACCGCGATCGTCAGCTCGAGCCGCACCACCTCGCGCTCGTCGGCGAACACGCGCGCGACCTGGGTGAAGCCGGCCACCTGCCCGCGCCGGACCGGCACCGGGCCGCCCCGCGCGTCCTCCTCCGCGACGAGCGGCGCGAGCTCCTCGTCCACCTCGTCCACGCCGAGCCCGAGCCCGGTGGCGGCCAGCGCGGCCGACTCGGCCAGGCCGACGTGCCCGACCTCGCCGCGCTCGGCGGCCTCGTGGAACGCGTCCTCCGTCAGGCCCGCGCCGATCTTCCGCAGCAGCGCCGCGCGCCGGCGCGACGCGTCCACCACGCGCAGCCCGCGCACGTGGCGCACCGGGCCGGTGGCGTGGCCGAGCACCGCGGCCAGCCGGTCGAGCACGAAGCCCGGGTTGGCGCCGGTGCCGAGCACCGCCACGTTGCGCTGCTCGCAGAGCCGGTCGAGCGCGTCGGCGGCCTCCTCGTGGCGCAGCCACGGGTAGGCGAGCTCCTCGCACGTGGACACGACCGACAGCCCGGCGCGCACCGCGCGCTCGACGTCGGGGCGGACCGCGTCGAGCGTGCTCGCGGTCGCGAGCAGCAGCACGCCCCCCTTCGCCGCGGCGAGCGCCGCCTTCGGGTCCGCCGCGATCTTCAGGGCGGGCGCGGGGACGCCGAGCAGCTCGCCGAGCGGGCGCCCTGCCAGCGACGGGTCGGAGTCCACCGCCGCCACCAGCTCGAGGTCCGGACGGGCCAGCGCGGCGCGGGCGATCGCCCGTCCGATCTCGCCGAGGCCCATCACCACCACCGGGATGCCGCGCGCGTCCAAACGCCCCTCCGGAGGACCCGGGCGACGTGGCCTCGATCGCCGGATCTTCAAAGATTCACGGGCATTTATAGTGCACGTGATCGGGGCCTATCAAGAAATCCGGGGAGCGGGCCCCGCCGAGCCGCGCGGGGGTGCATGTGCGCGCGCAGTCACCCGGGGTGCATGGCGCACCGAGTCAAGCTGCGGGCTTTGCTGGGAAAGGACGGGGCCGGCTCAGGAGCCGATGAGCTGCTCGAGGTAGGCGCGCGCCACCGGGACCGACCACTCGCGCGGCCCGATCACCATCGAGACGAGCTTCCCGTCCTTCCCGACGATGTACGACTCCGGGAACTTGTACGAGTCCGGGCAGCCGCCCCGGGCGGCGCAGTAGTAGCGCATCGTGACCGACTGGTCGGCGTCGAGCACCACCGTGGCCCCGGCGGTGGACCCCATGTAGGGAGGCGCGGAGATGAACTCGCGCACGGGGTCCCACGCCTCGTCCACCGAGACCGCGACCATCCGGAACTTGCCCGGGTACTTCGCCTCCAGCTCGCGGCCGAGCGCCAGCATCGACGGCATCTCGGTGCGGCAGGGCGGGCACCAGGTGGCCCAGAAGTTCACGAACACCACCTGCCCCTTCGCGCTCTCGAGCGAGAAGCGGGTGCCGTCGAGCGAGATGAGCTCGATGGGCGGGGCCGGCACCGACGTGGCGCGCTCGATCCCGAAGCGATCGAGCTCGGCCTGGGAGACGGCGGGGCGGGACTCCTTGCAGGCGGCGAGCCCCACCAGCGCGACGAGCGCGGCGAGGGCGGCGGCCGGGCGGGCGGACCGGGTGCTCATGGCGGGAAGTTCTTACACGAGGGGCCGCCTTGCCGCCAGCGCGCCGCCCGGTACACACTCCGCGCGTGCGCGGCCTCATGGGCAGCTTCGCGGTGCTCCCGCTCGGCGAGCTGGTGGAGCTGCTCGCGCGGCGCGCCATGACCGGCGCGCTCACCTGCGAGCGCGGCTCGGTGCGCAAGACGCTGCAGCTCCGCGGCGGCGCGGCGGTGGCGGCCGCGTCCAACGATCCGCGCGAGTTCCTCGGCCAGCTCCTCGTCAACTACGGCCACCTCACCGAGGCGCAGCTGCAGAAGGCGTTCGAGACGCAGGAGCAGACCCGCGTCCGGCTGGGCCGGGTGCTCGTGATGGTGGGGCTGGTGGCGCCGGAGACGGTGCGCGAGGTGCTCGCCATCAAGATCCGCGAGACCTTGCTCGACGTGTTCCTGTGGGACTCGGGCGTGTTCACGTTCGACGACGCGCCGCCGGCCGCGGTGGACGAGCTCGACCCGGAGGTGCCGCTCGCCGAGATCGCGCGCGAGGCCGAGTTCCGCGCCACCGCGTGGAGCGCGTTCCGCGCGCAGTTCCCGAGCGGCGCCGCCACGCTGGTGGTGGACGAGGCGCGCGTGCCGCCGGGCCTCGCGCCCGGCACCGTGGACGGGCGGCTGCTCGCGCTGGCGCGCGCGGGGAAGACCATCGACGAGCTGGGGCTGGCGCTCAACGCCACCGACTTCCACCTGCACCAGCGGCTCTACGCGCTCGCGAACCAGGGCGTGGTCCGGGCGGCCCCGCCGCCCGCGCCCGAGCGCGGCGCCGCGGACGCCGAGCGCGAGGCGGCGGAGCTGGTGGAGCGCGCCCGCGGGCTGCTCGCCGACGGGCACGCGGACGAGGCGGAGCTCGCGGCCGCGCGGGCGGCGGAGCTGGCGCCGGGGTGGGCGCCGGCGCGCGCGGCGCGGGCCGAGGCGGAGGCGGCGCTCGGGGAGCGGCTGCAGGCGGAGCTGCTCGGGGCGACGCTCCGGCCGGCGGCGCAGGTGTCGGCGCCGGACCTCGCGCGCATGCGGCTGCCGGCGGCGGATCGGTACCTGCTGTCGCGGTGCGACGGGAAGCGCAGCGTGGCCGAGCTGGTGCGCGCGGCGCCGATGCGGGAGCTGGACGTGCTGAAGGCGCTGCGCAGGTTCGCGGATTCGGGGTTGGTGGTGCTGTGAAGGCGGGCGGATGCCGCTCGTGGTGAGGTGATGCCCGCTCGCGGTGAGCCCGTCGAACCGCGGGCGGGAGGGCTTTCCGATGCCCGCTCGTGGTGAGCTCGTCGAACCACGGGCGGGAGGCTGGGCTTTGAGGGTGCGGGGCGGTCGGGGGCGGGGTTGGATGGCCGGAGCCGGGGCCGCCGGGATCGGCTTGCGAGACGCCCGCGGGTGGGGCGCGGGGCGCGGGGGGCGCGCGGGGGTTGTCACGGTGAGTGACTAAATGCTTGCGGCCCAACGGGAACGTGTTGCGGGCTTGACGGGGGTTGCGGGCGGGGTGGCGCTCGCGAGCGGAATCGCTGGGACGCAGGGCCCTGGTGCGCTCGCAGGGCGCGGCTGAGGCGCTGAAGGACGACGCGAGGGGGCGCGGGACCCTGGGTGCGTTCGCGCGTCCGGGGCGAGTCTCGTGCGTTTTACGAAGGGCGAAATCCGCGTGCGATGCTTCGTGCATGGACATCGCAACCGAGTTCACGAAGCGTCTCGTGGAGCTGCTCCGATCCGAGCGGCATGCCATGGCGGAGTTCCTGGTCGCGCTGGCGGAGTTCGACAAGCGCGGGCTGTGGCGGGAGCGGGGGCACACGTCGCTCTTTTCGTTCCTGCGGCGCGAGCTGGGGCTCTCGGCCGGCGCGGCGCAGTACCGGAAGACGGCGGCGGAGCTGGTCCAGCGCTACCCGGCGGTGGAGGGCGCGCTCCGGGACGGCAAGCTGTGCCTGTCCTCGGTCTGCGAGCTGGCGAAGGTGGTGACCACCGAGAACTGCGCGGAGATCCTGCCGCGGTTCTACGGCCTGTCGAGCCGGGATGCGGCGGAGGTGGCTGCCTCGATCCGGCCGGTGGAGAACCCGCCACGGCGCGAGGTCGTCGTGCCGGTGCGGGCGGCCTCTGTGCCGTCGGCGGTGACGGCGCCTGCTGCGGAGCCGATTCTATTTCGGGCGCCCGAACTGAATGTACCCGGCCGAGTCGAGGTCGCGGCTCCTGAAGAACTCGCTCGCAGTGAGCCTGTCGAACTGCGAGCGGGTTCGCCTGCCGCCAGGCCCAGCTCCGTGGACTGGCTCGACGGCGACCAGGCCCGAATGCACCTCACCGTCTCCAAGGCGTTCCTGAAAAAGCTCGACGCGGCCCGGAATGCGCTCTCACATTCCATGCCCGACGCCTCCCGCGAGGACGTCCTCGAGGCGGCGCTCGACCTGCTCCTCGACGACCGTGCGCGGCGCAAGGGGCTCACGGCTCGGCCGCAGATGAAGGTTCGGCCTTCCAAGCCGAACCACATCCCTGCCCGCGTTCGCCGCGAGGTCTGGGCCCGCGACGGCGGGCGGTGCACCTTCGTCCTCGCGTCGGGGGAGCGCTGCGGGTCCACGCACCGGCTCGAGCTCGATCACGTCGTCCCGCTCGCGCGCGGCGGGGCCTCGACCGCCGACAACCTTCGCATCCGCTGTCGCGGCCACAACCTAGAGGAAGCCCGGCGGGCCCTCGGCGACGCGGTGGTGGACGCCTACGCGGGCGGCTGGCGCCGGCCCGGGTGACTCAGGGCGCGGGGGCCTTCGCGGTCCGCAGGCCGGGGGCGTCGGCGCTGGCGACGCGGTTCGAGAAGTACGCCTCGAGCGCCTCGCGGGCGACGGCGGTCGCGCGGGTGCGCCACTTCTGGCCGTTCACCACCAGCGTCGCGACGGCGACCTCGGGGCGGTCCATGGGCGCGTAGCCGACGAACCAGGAGTAGTCGCGGTACGGCGAGGGGTCGGTCAGCGACCCGGTCTTGCCGGCGACCTCCACCCCGCGGAGCGAGCCGGGGCCGCCGCGGCGGAACACCTTCCGGGCGGTCCCCTCGGTCACGGTGCTGCGCATCGCGTCGGCGAGCGCGCCGGCGACCTGCTCGTCGATCACGCGCCACGGGGCGGGGGGCACGGGCGGCGTGGCGCCGTCGGCCTCCTCCACCAGCGACGGCGGGACGAAGACGCCGCCGTTCGCGACGGTGGCGGCGAGGAGCGCGGCGTGCAGCGGCGACAGCCGAACGGGGCCGAAGCCGGCGGCGGTGTTGGCGAGCTGGAAGGGATCGTCGGGGATGGGCGCGGGCGAGACGTCCACGGGCAGCGCGAAGGGGATGGGCTCGCCGAACAGGAACCGGCCGGCGGCGGTGCGCAGCTCGGCGGCCCCGAGGTCGCGGCCGGCGAGCTTCGCGAACACCACGTTGGCGCTGTGGCCGAGCGCGGAGGTGAGGCTCATGCAGCGGCTGTCGCGGCGCGGGTCGTCGGCGAGGAGCTTCGGCTGCAGGCGGCGCTTGCCGCCGTGGTAGCAGACCTCGTCGTCGGGGCGGACGCCGCGCTCGAGCAGCGCGGCGGCGGTCACGATCTTGAAGATGCTGGCGGCGGGCGCCATGGCGGTGCGCGCGAGCCCCTTGCGCGCCGGCTCGGCCTCGGAGTGCTCGGCCATCGCGAGCACGCGGCCGGTGGCGGGCTCGATGAGGACGGTCACCCCCCAGGGCACGGCGTTCGACGCGAGCGTGCGCTCGAGGCGCGCCTGCAGCCGCGGCTCGATCGTCAGCACCGCCCGCCCCTGCCCGAGCGGCGCGACCCATCGGCCCAGCGCGGCGTCGTAGCGGGGCTCCCCGAGCGGCGGTGGGCGCTCGGCGGGGGCCGGGGTGGACGTAGGAGTCCCGGCCGCGGCGCTCGCCGCCGGGGCCGCCGCGTGGGCGGGCTCGGGGCGCGGGGCGGCCAGTCCCGCGAGCACGAGCGCGCTCGCGGGGAGGAGCCAGACGGAGAGCTTGGAGTGCTTCATCGGACCGGAGGCGGGAGTCGTGCGCAGTGTGCCCCACGCGGCCGCCCGCGTCAAAATACGGAGCGTGCGTCCGGCATCCACCGCCTCGCCCGGGCACGCTCCCCGATCCGATGTCCTCCGCTACGCGCGCGCCCGCGGGCGCCGCCCGGCGCCCTTGCGCGCACGCGGGACGGCGATCGCGGCGTTCCGCGCGCGCCGCGCCGGCGCCTTCGCGGCGCGCGCGGGCTTCGCCTTCCCGTTCCGCACCCGCTTCGCGCTCCCGGCGGGCGCCACCTTCTTCTCCTGCGCGCGCTCGCGGAGCGCCGCCTGCGCCGCGGCGAGCCGCGCGATGGGGAGCCGGTAGGGCGAGCAGGAGACGTAGTCGAGCCCGATGCGGTGGCAGAACTCCACCGAGGCGGGATCGCCGCCGTGCTCGCCGCAGATGCCGAGCTTCAGGCCGGGCCGGGTGGCCCGCCCGCCGGCGACCGCGATCTTCATGAGCGCGCCCACGCCGTCCTGGTCCACCGAGACGAACGGATCGACGGGCAGGATCTCCTTCGCGAGGTACGTCTGCAGCACCGGGCCGGTGTCGTCGCGCGACAGGCCGAACGTGGTCTGCGTGAGGTCGTTCGTGCCGAAGGAGAAGAACTCGGCGGTGCGCGCGATCTCGGCGGCGGTGAGCGCGCCGCGCGGCACCTCGATCATCGTCCCCACGAGGTAGCGCACCTTGCGGCCGCGCCGCGCGAACACGTCGTCGGCCACCCGCCGCACCACGCCGGCCTGGTCGTCCAGCTCCTTCACCGAGGCGACGAGCGGGATCATCACCTCGGGCTCGACCTTCACGCCCTGCTCGGCGGCGTCGCAGGCCGCCTCGAAGATGGCGCGCACCTGCATCTCGGTGATCTCGGGGTGGCTGATGCCGAGCCGGCAGCCGCGGTGGCCGAGCATGGGGTTCGACTCGACCAGGTCCGCGATCTGCGCCCGGATCTCCTCGACGGTGCGCCCGGTGTCGCGCGCCAGCTGCGCGACGCCCTGCTCCTCGTGCGGGAGGAACTCGTGCAGCGGCGGATCCAGCGTCCGGATGGTGACGGGCCGCCCCGCCATCTCCAGGAACAGCCCGCGGAAGTCCTCGCGCTGCACCGGCAGCAGCTTCGCGAGCGCCTTGCGTCGGTCCTCGTGCGTCTCGGCCACGATCATCTCGCGCATCGGGCCGATCTTCCCCTCGCCGAAGAACATGTGCTCGGTGCGGCACAGGCCGATGCCCTGCGCGCCGAACGCGACCGCCACGCGCGCCTGGTCCGGCTGGTCGGCGTTCGTCCGCACCTTCAGGCGCCGGGCGGCGTCGGCCCAGGAGAGCAGCTTCGCGAAGCGCTGGTACGTCGGCGCGTCCTTCGGCTCGACGCTGCGCTCCACCAGCACCGCCATCACCTCCGACGGGCGCGTGTCGAGGCGGCCCTCGATCACCTCGCCGGCGGTGCCGTCGATGGAGAGCCAGTCGCCCTCCTTCAGCACCTTCGGGCCGCCGGCGGTCTCCACCGTCATGGTGCGCGCGTGGTAGTCGAACTCGAGCGCGCCGCAGCCCACGATCGCGACCTTGCCCATCTGCCGCGCCACCAGCGCCGCGTGCGAGGTCATGCCGCCGAACGCGGTGAGGAAGCCCTCGGCGGCGGCCATGCCGCGGATGTCCTCCGGGCTGGTCTCGTGGCGGGCCAGGATCACCGGCTCGCCGCGCGCGTGCCACGCCGCCGCGTCCTGCGCGAAGAACACCAGCTTGCCGCTGGCGGCGCCCGGGCCGGCCGGGAGCCCCTTCGCCAGCCCCCGCCCGCCCTTCGCCGCCGCCGCCTTCGCCTCGGCGTCGAACACCGGGCGGAGCAGCTGGTTGAGCGCCTCCGGCTCGACCCGCAGCACCGCCTCGTCGCGCCCGATGAGCCGCTCCTCGGCCATCTCCACCGCGATCCGCACCGCCGCGAGGCCGGTGCGCTTCCCGTTGCGCGTCTGCAGGAGGTAGAGCCGCCCGCGCTCGATGGTGAACTCGATGTCCTGCATGTCGCGGTAGTGGCGCTCGAGCGTCTCGCGCGCGGCCTCCAGCTGCTGCGCCACCTCCGGCCAGCGCTCCTTCAGCTCGGAGATCTTCTGCGGCGTCCGGGTGCCCGCGACCACGTCCTCGCCCTGCGCGTTCACCAGGAACTCGCCGTAGAACTCGTCCTCGCCGGTGGCGGGGTTGCGGGTGAACGCGACGCCGGTGCCGGAGTCGTCGCCCATGTTCCCGAACACCATCGACTGGACCGAGACCGCGGTGCCCCACTCGGCCGGGATGCCGTTCAGCTGCCGGTACGCGATGGCCCGGTCGTTGTTCCAGGAGCGGAAGACCGCGCCGATGGCGGCGAGGAGCTGCTCGTGGGGCGCCTCCGGGAACTCGACGCCCTTGCGCCGCCGGATCTCCGCCTTGAACTCGGCCACCAGCTCGCGCAGCGCCTCGACCGGCAGGTCCTTGTCATGCTTCACGCCGTGCGCGTGCTTCTTCGCGTCGAGGATCACCTCGAACGGATCGCGGTCCTCCTTGCGCTCGGGCTTGAGGCCCAGCACCACGTCCCCGAACATCGCCACGAAGCGGCGGTAGCTGTCCCACGCGAAGCGCGGGTTCGAGGCGCGCGCCGCCAGCCCCTCCACGGTGGCGTCGTTCAGCCCGAGGTTGAGCACCGTGTCCATCATCCCGGGCATGGAGGCGCGGGCGCCGGAGCGGACCGAGACGAGCAGCGGGTCGGACGGGTCGCCGAAGCCCTTGCCGGTGAGCGCCTCCACCTTGCGCAGGGCCGCCTTCAGCTCGGGCTCGAGCGCCTTCGGCAGCTTCTGGCCGGCCTTGTAGTACTCGGCGCAGACGTCGGTGGTGATGGTGAAGCCGGGCGGCACCGGGATGCCGATGTTCGACATCTCCGCCAGCCCGGCGCCCTTGCCGCCGAGCAGGTCCTTCATGTCCTTGTTCCCCTCGGCCTTGCCGCCGCCGAAGGCGTAGATGCGCTTCGCCGCCATGCGTCACCTCGAGATGGGAGAATCTCGACTGCGCCCGGAAAACGCAGCCGCGGAGCCACCATGCTCGATCGGAACGGCGCGCGGGACAACCCGGTGCTTCGCGGGACGCCCCGACGCGGCGGTGGGGCGTTGACCGGGGTCAACGCCCGGTGCGGGCGTGCGGTCGCGCGCGCGACCCTATATCCGCATCGCCTCGACGCGCGCCTCGTCGTGCTCGGGCTCGACCTCGTAGGTCTCGACCAGGTTGCCCTCGCGCCACTCCACCACCACGCGCCCCGCGTCCTTGCCCTTCCCGTAGCGCGCCACGATGCGCGCGGCGAGCTGGCGCTCCTCCCAGGTCGGCACGCCCTCGACCAGGGCCACCGGCCCGAGCACGTCCCGCGCCTCCACCCGGGCGCGCCCGTCCACGTGGTGCTCGAGCAGCGCGTTCTCCACCTCGGTGCGCCCGACGATGAGCTTCGCGCGCGGGGAGAGCCGGAAGTGGCGGCCGGTGGAGAGCAGCACCACGTCCTCGCGCTCCAGCTTGCGCGCCTCGCCCCGCGCCTCGCGCGCGTCGAGCACGTCGAAGAACTTCCGCGAGAACGCCTCGTCGGTCAGGTAGCAGCACCCGCCCGCCGGCTGCGGCCACTCCGAGATCCCCAGCTCCTCGGCGAGCGCCATCTGCCGGGTGCGGCCGCGGCCGCTGATGTCGAGCAGGCGCTCGCGATCGACGATCCCCTCCTTCTCCGGGATGGTCGGGGGCAGGAGCTTCGCCGAGAGCGGGCGGAGCAGGCGGCCGTCGAGCCCGCTCTCGCGCTCGATGATGCGGAGCGTGTCGCGGCGCTGGCTCTTGGGGCGCTGGCCGAGCACCTCGCCGGTGAAGATGAAGTCGGCGCCCTCCGCCTCCATGATCTCCTTCGCCTTGCGCATCATGAACACGCGGCAGTCCACGCACGGGTTGGCGTTCGCGCCGTAGCCCCAGCGCGGGTTCACGAGCATGTCGAAGTAGCCCGGGCCGGAGATGTCCACGTACTCGATGTCCACCTCGAGGTCGGCGGCGGCGCGGAGCGCCTCGTTCTGCGGGACGGTGCCGTCGGGGCGCCCGCCCTTCCGGCGCTGCGTCTCGGTGATGCAGAAGCCGGTGTAGAAGTTCACCGCCTTCACCTCGATGCCCTGCCCGCGCACGAGCGCCAGCGCCAGCGTCGAGTCGAGCCCGCCGGAGATCAGTGCG from Anaeromyxobacter dehalogenans 2CP-C includes:
- a CDS encoding TRAP transporter TatT component family protein, producing the protein MNASRTTLAALAAAAAVALGGPGCRRAAEAPPPTSPDAARAAAERYEQALAEGDRAYADRDEPARLAEAVAAYGRAAAVRPGDPVPELRLARAEAFAGLAADDPARARPAWDASARAAERALRALSPAWAQAIDRGDDPAAAAARVEAPGAEALYWLALGAMRSAQTSGYAAVLAVKDATLAMMSRAAALDERVDAAGPHRALGAWRAALPVAAGGGAAAARAHFDRARTLFPAEPLARVAEAETYAVLVQDRALFERLLGEVLAPGDGGDPDRVPEREVARRRAKALLERAGRLF
- a CDS encoding MaoC family dehydratase, translating into MTLTARQLYFEAVKVGDELPPLVKPPVDRLQIARYAGAAEDWNPLCIDEVHAKNAGFPSALAPGMLSMGFLGELVMDWVRGARLRRFQARFVKIVWPGDVLTVRGRVVDRRFEEGGRYAVDIETWAENQRGELVVRGIAGFQLYYSAEDETRQRAGQPPLVVTPAEEEARLAKLSRAQPPRPAPVTGRALAPPRPLAPPPAPPRPGAPAAARPAAPPAAAPARPAATPPRAPAQAARPPAPTARPAPPSRPPGPAARPAPAARPPPPAAKPKRPVAAARPAAKRPAAGKGKGPARPHPAKRPARKEKAASARARAPGRKPGGKKRR
- a CDS encoding MaoC family dehydratase N-terminal domain-containing protein, coding for MLDRSLIGRESEPVVHEVERGAIRRFAEALGDPNPLYQDEAIARAAGFPALVAPPTFPAALTSNERFRHSLDLGTRSVLHGEQQFEYARPLVAGDRITVVTRVADVQERAGASGPTDVLVLEDEGRDPEGKVVFRSRETLLLRR
- a CDS encoding NAD(P)H-dependent amine dehydrogenase family protein; protein product: MDARGIPVVVMGLGEIGRAIARAALARPDLELVAAVDSDPSLAGRPLGELLGVPAPALKIAADPKAALAAAKGGVLLLATASTLDAVRPDVERAVRAGLSVVSTCEELAYPWLRHEEAADALDRLCEQRNVAVLGTGANPGFVLDRLAAVLGHATGPVRHVRGLRVVDASRRRAALLRKIGAGLTEDAFHEAAERGEVGHVGLAESAALAATGLGLGVDEVDEELAPLVAEEDARGGPVPVRRGQVAGFTQVARVFADEREVVRLELTIAVDADDPRDEVELDADPPLRLVVPGGIPGDAATAAAVVNAAVAVTELRGLVTVLDLPAGR
- a CDS encoding TlpA family protein disulfide reductase, whose protein sequence is MSTRSARPAAALAALVALVGLAACKESRPAVSQAELDRFGIERATSVPAPPIELISLDGTRFSLESAKGQVVFVNFWATWCPPCRTEMPSMLALGRELEAKYPGKFRMVAVSVDEAWDPVREFISAPPYMGSTAGATVVLDADQSVTMRYYCAARGGCPDSYKFPESYIVGKDGKLVSMVIGPREWSVPVARAYLEQLIGS
- a CDS encoding DUF4388 domain-containing protein; the encoded protein is MRGLMGSFAVLPLGELVELLARRAMTGALTCERGSVRKTLQLRGGAAVAAASNDPREFLGQLLVNYGHLTEAQLQKAFETQEQTRVRLGRVLVMVGLVAPETVREVLAIKIRETLLDVFLWDSGVFTFDDAPPAAVDELDPEVPLAEIAREAEFRATAWSAFRAQFPSGAATLVVDEARVPPGLAPGTVDGRLLALARAGKTIDELGLALNATDFHLHQRLYALANQGVVRAAPPPAPERGAADAEREAAELVERARGLLADGHADEAELAAARAAELAPGWAPARAARAEAEAALGERLQAELLGATLRPAAQVSAPDLARMRLPAADRYLLSRCDGKRSVAELVRAAPMRELDVLKALRRFADSGLVVL
- a CDS encoding HNH endonuclease — translated: MDIATEFTKRLVELLRSERHAMAEFLVALAEFDKRGLWRERGHTSLFSFLRRELGLSAGAAQYRKTAAELVQRYPAVEGALRDGKLCLSSVCELAKVVTTENCAEILPRFYGLSSRDAAEVAASIRPVENPPRREVVVPVRAASVPSAVTAPAAEPILFRAPELNVPGRVEVAAPEELARSEPVELRAGSPAARPSSVDWLDGDQARMHLTVSKAFLKKLDAARNALSHSMPDASREDVLEAALDLLLDDRARRKGLTARPQMKVRPSKPNHIPARVRREVWARDGGRCTFVLASGERCGSTHRLELDHVVPLARGGASTADNLRIRCRGHNLEEARRALGDAVVDAYAGGWRRPG
- a CDS encoding penicillin-binding transpeptidase domain-containing protein — translated: MKHSKLSVWLLPASALVLAGLAAPRPEPAHAAAPAASAAAGTPTSTPAPAERPPPLGEPRYDAALGRWVAPLGQGRAVLTIEPRLQARLERTLASNAVPWGVTVLIEPATGRVLAMAEHSEAEPARKGLARTAMAPAASIFKIVTAAALLERGVRPDDEVCYHGGKRRLQPKLLADDPRRDSRCMSLTSALGHSANVVFAKLAGRDLGAAELRTAAGRFLFGEPIPFALPVDVSPAPIPDDPFQLANTAAGFGPVRLSPLHAALLAATVANGGVFVPPSLVEEADGATPPVPPAPWRVIDEQVAGALADAMRSTVTEGTARKVFRRGGPGSLRGVEVAGKTGSLTDPSPYRDYSWFVGYAPMDRPEVAVATLVVNGQKWRTRATAVAREALEAYFSNRVASADAPGLRTAKAPAP
- the ppdK gene encoding pyruvate, phosphate dikinase; its protein translation is MAAKRIYAFGGGKAEGNKDMKDLLGGKGAGLAEMSNIGIPVPPGFTITTDVCAEYYKAGQKLPKALEPELKAALRKVEALTGKGFGDPSDPLLVSVRSGARASMPGMMDTVLNLGLNDATVEGLAARASNPRFAWDSYRRFVAMFGDVVLGLKPERKEDRDPFEVILDAKKHAHGVKHDKDLPVEALRELVAEFKAEIRRRKGVEFPEAPHEQLLAAIGAVFRSWNNDRAIAYRQLNGIPAEWGTAVSVQSMVFGNMGDDSGTGVAFTRNPATGEDEFYGEFLVNAQGEDVVAGTRTPQKISELKERWPEVAQQLEAARETLERHYRDMQDIEFTIERGRLYLLQTRNGKRTGLAAVRIAVEMAEERLIGRDEAVLRVEPEALNQLLRPVFDAEAKAAAAKGGRGLAKGLPAGPGAASGKLVFFAQDAAAWHARGEPVILARHETSPEDIRGMAAAEGFLTAFGGMTSHAALVARQMGKVAIVGCGALEFDYHARTMTVETAGGPKVLKEGDWLSIDGTAGEVIEGRLDTRPSEVMAVLVERSVEPKDAPTYQRFAKLLSWADAARRLKVRTNADQPDQARVAVAFGAQGIGLCRTEHMFFGEGKIGPMREMIVAETHEDRRKALAKLLPVQREDFRGLFLEMAGRPVTIRTLDPPLHEFLPHEEQGVAQLARDTGRTVEEIRAQIADLVESNPMLGHRGCRLGISHPEITEMQVRAIFEAACDAAEQGVKVEPEVMIPLVASVKELDDQAGVVRRVADDVFARRGRKVRYLVGTMIEVPRGALTAAEIARTAEFFSFGTNDLTQTTFGLSRDDTGPVLQTYLAKEILPVDPFVSVDQDGVGALMKIAVAGGRATRPGLKLGICGEHGGDPASVEFCHRIGLDYVSCSPYRLPIARLAAAQAALRERAQEKKVAPAGSAKRVRNGKAKPARAAKAPARRARNAAIAVPRARKGAGRRPRARA